The genomic region ACACTGAAgcgctggctggtgtgactcagtttgttgagcatgcaccaggaggtcacaggtttgattcccggccaaggggcgcaatgcccaggttgccagctgggtacccagtagggggcattcaggaggcaacatggatgtttctctcttcctctctaaaaataaactatgtaaataaatttgtaaaaagaCTACCCTGAAGAGGAaacatttctcattattttttcctaatagCTTTGAGAGATAGTTCACATATCATataatttacccatttaaagcAAGTAATTCAAATGGTTTTCAGTAGTCACAGAGTTGTGCCATCATCACATTTTCATCTTTCTCCCATTTTTATGTTTGTGGAAACAAAGGCTTGAGACATTATGGAACTTGCTTAGGGTAACATCTAATGGCGGGGCTGGGCATTGCAGTGGCTGTCAGGAGCTGATATTCTAGGCCAGGCCTGGATTCCATGAAGACCAACCGCCTGGGAGCAGTGTGATGTAGGAGTAAAACACGCGGGTGGCTTGGGCTAGGTTAGACTTGGTTTCAAGGCTTTGTCTCTGCTATCTACAAGCTACGTGATCTTTGGTAAACCTCCTGGAGCTTTGGTTTCCTTATTTGCTAAATGAGGACAAgaaatgaatggggggggggggggggggggggagacagtaCTCACCTGTAAGATCCCTTCCAGCTATGTAATTCCAAGTGTCAatgaggaggggcaggggtgtaattaaaaataaatcccccAAGCATCCAGGGCAACAAGAGGATGAAAAAGTATTCCCTGAGACTCACTCACATGCTTTCATCGCCCAGGTCTCAAGAGTTCCTCACTGATGGGCCTCCGCTGGGTGGGAAGGACAATGAGTAAAAGGACCCTGAAAAAggcaaaggggaggaaggaagagttgAGAGGCGGGGCAGGCCTTGGGGTGGTCTGCCCAGGAGAGAGCCAAGATCCTGCGAGTGGAAACAGAGGTGGGAGGGATCCGTGGCAGCTCTCCCCAACGCCAAGTTCAGCCGCTCTGTAAGGGCTAGAGGGAGGGGGAGTGTGTTGGGTGGGTGGTGCTGAAAAGAAATCTTCAGAGCAGGGTTGGGTGACACCGCACCGCCTACGGCGCtactgcagcccccaccccacccccgccacctcccGCCACGCCCACTGGTCCACGCGACTTGGTACGCTCCACGCTCCGCCACCGCCGTAGGCGTCCTTCCTCCGGCGTGCGATTGGTACAGCCCGCGCCGGGGaaggggcggagggtgggggacacGCCCCCGTCTCTGAATGGCTGGAGAATTTAAAGACCCGGCCAGCGATAGGACGGTTCTCCACCGCTAGTATTTGAAAGTTACCGAGCCCGAGCTTCGCCCGCAGGTCCGCTCGGTTCAGCTCGTTCGTCCGAGTCCCGGCGCAAGTAAGTGTCCACCCGATCTCAGAGTTGGGAGGAAGAGACCCTGCTTCTTTTACTGGGTCCCTGCCGGGAGGGTGCAAGCGAGAGGGTCGGACGGAGGGAACACACATGCCAGGGTCACCCCGCGATTTCCCGAGCCAACTACTCTACCCCTCTCCCACCTTGGACAGGGGAAGCGCCAGGGCTTGGGAATCACACTAGCCCGGACTTCTGCcaggcgcgtggcctctcccagcccgtCCCCACTTGTGTCCACGGGGAACAGTGATACCCGCTCGGCTGCGTGCGGACCAGCGAACGTAGCAGCCGCTGACGCGATGCGCAGCAGCGCCCTCGCTCAGCTCCCCACGTGAGATTCCCCGGCTTCCTGGGGAGAGGACTCAGTTTTCCCGTGCGGGCCCTCGGTCTCTCAAGCTTCTTTTCTGTTCAGGGTCCCCCTTCTTCTGCGGCCCTTGCCGGACAGCCGAGGCTCCCCAAACCCGGGTGCGTTAGACGCTGTCCACCCGCCGCTCTGGACATTATTGTATAGGATGTAATTCCTAAAGGAATTTCCTAAATGGCCCCAGGGTCCTCTGACCATCACCGTGACCTCTTTGTGTTACCAGAGAGGGGTAGGATCCTCTGCGGCCTTGGCCGGGCTCCCCGTCACGGCCTCTATACCACCGGTTGAGTCCTGAGTCCCCGCGACTCCTGCGCTCCGATCCCTTTGCAGACCTGCAGAGGCGGCGGCGATGCTGTCCGGTTCCCTGGCGGCGGCCGCGGAATGCGAGGACGCGGAGCTGCGGTGCCGCGTGGCTGTGGAGGAGCTGAGCCCCGGAGGGCAGCCGCGAAGGCGCAAGGCCGTGCGCACCGCGGAGCTGAGTCTGGGTCGTAACGAGCGCCGCGAGCTGATGCTGCGGCTGCAGGCGCCCGGGCCCGCGGAGCGGCCGCGCTGCTTCCCCCTGCGCGCGGCGCGCCTCTTCACGCGCTTCGCCGCCTCCGGACGCAGCACCCTGCGGCTCCCCGCCGACGGCTCGCCCCGAGCGGGCGcggtgcagctgctgctctcggACTGCGCCCCGGACCGCCTGCGCCGCTTCCTGCGCCTGCTGCGACTCAAACTGGCcgcggccccgggccccgggccgtCCTCCGCCCGCACGCAGTTGCTCGGCCCGCGGCCCCGCGACTTCTTCACCATCAGCCCCGTGCAGCCCGAAGAGCTGCGGCGCGCAGCGGCCTCCCGGGGCCGGGACGTGACGCCGGTGGAGCGGCCCACGGAGTCGCGGGTGGGGGCCGAGCCCAACACCGTGAGGACAGGAAAGGGGGTATGCCTTGGGGACTGGGTGTGCCGCTGAGTTGGAAGGGACCCAGGAGACCCAagtttgggggtggtggtggtggtggtattttAGGGGGCTGCTGGTTATCTCAGAGGAGATGCCCATCGGACGTCTGAGTAGAACCGAAATGCAGGAGTTGTGCGAGTGTTTCTCAAAGTGCAGTCTCTGAGGCCGGGTAAGCCGCCATAGGAAAAGGGTGGCCCAGGTCACATTAAAGAGAAAGCAGAGGAGGAAGCCTGGAAAGGAAACttcaaaagataaagagaaggagaggggcGTTTGGAAAAAAACAAGTGGTCAGCAGTGTAAGGGGGAGCCAACAAGTCCGATCAGATGGGGGCAGGGACAAAGTCTGGTGGTTTTGACAGTTTTTGATCTCAGACCACAGGGGTTGAGAGTAAGGGGGTGGGAAGATGGAGATGGGGGAGAAGGGAACCTGGCTAGGCAGGTGTTCGCCTAGCTTGGGTGTTTTGAGGTGAGAAACGGGTTCGTTGCAGTGAGAAGTGAGAAAGAAGGATGGGTGAGAGGACCAGGAGAGTTAGGGAACCCCGGGAGGAGGCTAAGGACCCAGACCCTGGTCTTCAGGGCACCAGGAGTCAGTGGAGACCCAGCCTCAATCCCTTCCTCAAGGGGAGACCTGGACCCCCAGAAGTCACTGGCAAGATCTCCAGGTGAACCCAGGCTGCCCAAGGGCTCCAAGGAATGAAGCCAGCAGAGACACAAGGGCTACCAGGCCTAGCATTGCACCTGGGCcaggaaggtggtggtggggggcaatgCCTAGAGTTTGGGGGGGGGAGGCTCTGAGACAGCCCTGTCCCCCCAGGAAGCCCCAAGGTGGCCCCTGCCTGTGAAGAAGCTGAATTTGGCCCCCGCCAAACCACAGCTTTCTGAGGAGCAGGCTGCAGTGCTGAGGGTCGTCCTGAAAGGCCAGAGCATTTTCTTCACTGGGAGCGCAGGTAGTGAGGGGCAGAGTTGGGGGAgaatggtggtgggggggggggagagggatggaggagaggtgGTCTTGACTTTGCCCTCTGCCCAGGGACAGGGAAGTCTTACCTGCTGAAGCGTATCCTGggctcactgcctcccacaggcactgtGACCACTGCCAGCACGGGGGTGGCAGCCTGCCACATCGGGGGTACCACCCTCCATGCCTTTGCAGGTAAGTGAGCGAGCGCTCCTGTGGCTGTCGCTGGGAGCACGCCAGGCCcgtgggaagggaggaaggggaagtcAGGGTTGAGACAGGGCTGGGGTCGCGGCCCAGCCCCAGCTGAATTATGTCACTCACAGGCATCGGCTCGGGTCAGGCCCCCCTGGCCCAGTGTGTGGCCCTGGCCCAGCGGCCAGGCGTGCGGCAGGGCTGGCTGAACTGCCAGCGGCTGGTCATCGATGAGATCTCCATGGTGGAGGCAGAGCTATTTGACAAGCTAGAGGCCGTGGCCAGGTCAGTGTGTGCGGTGAGCCTGGGATCTGGTGGTTTCCCTGAGGAACCTGCCCGTCCTCGCTGCCGAAGCACTGCTcgctcctctcccctccagaaCTGTCCGGCAGCAGAATAAGCCATTCGGAGGGATCCAGCTCATCATCTGTGGGGACTTCCTGCAGCTGCCGCCTGTGACCAAGGGCTTCCAGCCCCCGCAGTTCTGCTTCCAGGTACCACTCACCCTCctgtcctgccccccacccccaccccaggggtctgctctgctccctgacacccccttccctcccccatcagGCCAAGAGCTGGAGGAGGTGTGTCCCAGTGACCCTGGAGCTGACCCAGGTGTGGAGGCAGGCAGACCAGACCTTCGTCTCTCTGCTGCAGGCTGTGAGactgggcaggtgggctctgtgaCTAGAGAGGGGCCTGCAGATGAGGACCCACGTGTGGGTCACAGAGGAGCATGGGGACCCAAACAAGAGGGAGAAGTGCTTCCTGGGCCCATAGAAGATGGTCACTTTGTGAATCTTGAGATCCTGCCTCCCCAGGGTGGGTCCCCATCACCCAGCacaaggcctggcacagagtaggtgtcAGGGAACTGTGGTCAGATGGACACACAAGAAGAATTCAGAGATATCAacactcccatttcacagatgtaaAAGCTGGGGGTCCTAAggggtgaagtgacttgcccaaagtcagggCTGGAATTTAATCCCAGGTCTGACTTTAAAATCTGGGTTccttccactctttttttttttccccccactcttAAAGCCTGTGGGGTCACTTGGTGGTGGTAGAggtagaggtgggggtggggaacgtTGCAGACATGATCCCTGCCCAGCTAGGACAAACGGTTGAAATGCTACAGCTACTCTAACATGGGAGTGGACAGGCCAGGAGGGCAGATGACTTGAGCCAGAGCTGGGCCTTGAAAGCCAGGTCAGAGTGGGACGGGCTGGGGGGAAGGTAGTGGTGGTGAGCTGCTCTCCATGCCTGGGGACAGGAGGCGGGCAGGAAGCTGCACAGCACGCACCAGCATGCACGGGGACAAGAGGAACGCTgagtggcagagcagggagagatgGACCCAAgttgtcccccctcctcccatggTAGTGCTGCTGTACCCAGGCCTCCCCAGGTGGGGGGAGACTGTAGatggggagaaatagaaacacaggctcaatcctcccccccccccccaagggagCAGGCCAGGGGCTAGAACACTGTCATCTAGATTACAGGCTACCAGTATTACAGGTATCAAAATCAGTGCCTGGTCTAGGTCCTCTAAACCTCTGGACTGTGCTCACTCAGCATACCAAACTTCCCAAGGAGCACTGGGGATGGGAAGATGGCCAGCTTCTTCCTGGGGCAGGCAAAGGAAAGGGTACCCACCCATGATCACAGCCAagtaccccccccacacacacaaacccacacacacTATGCTCAGTCCCCATGTACGGGGTCCAAGTGAAGAAAGGATAAGTTGGCCAGCAAATCTTGCCCTCAGGCCCCTTTCCAGTCCCCAGGCCTGATCCATTGCCTGCTGCTTGGGCCATACCACCCACATGCCCCCCCTTCCCTGGCATTCAGATGGCTCTGCCCTAACAGCCCAGCTCCCACAGGTGCTCAAATGAGGTGACCCGCCAGCTCCAGGCCACGGCCACCCACAAGGTGGGGCGAGACGGAATTGTGGCCACCAGGCTCTGCACCCACCAGGATGATGTGGCTCTCACCAATGAGAGGCGGCTGCGGGACCTGCCAGGTGAgcagggagccagggctgggcagtACAGCTGGGAAGGGCTATCAGGCAGGTATGtcagcccccttcccccccccatctCCTGGCAGCCTGGGACCTTGGGATAAATATCTAGGCCCCAACCACTGTGGCCATAAGGCCCTTATAGTTACAGAGGCAACTGGTTTTGAGAGGTGTGACCTTGAAAGGGTCAAGGTCACTCAGCCAGAAAATGCTGGAAGTGAGTCTTAAATTCAGGTCTCTGATTCTAAAGCTCCAGATAGGCCTGAGCTATCCCTGTGACCTCCCCCCATGCCCTGGTCTGGTATGTGTTTTTGGAAACTAAGCCACAAGTGACGAGTCATCTGTTTGCCCCCCTCTTTCCCCAGGTGAGGTACACAGCTTTGAGGCCATGGACAGTGACCCTGAGCAAGCCCGGACTCTGGATGCCCAGTGTCCCGTTAGCAAGCTCCTTCAGCTAaagctgggggcccaggtgcgTGGGAAGCAGGGCCTAGACCCTGGCGCTTGGGCCTCCCCAACCTTTGCCCCAGCTGTGACCACAGCGAacgcccttcctcccttcctcctcttcccacccaccttcctgTCTTTAGctttcccctgccttcctgtttCAACGTGCGGAGCTCCAGGCAGCCTTGCTTCGGATAAGTCCCTTGTCCTTGCTGACGCTTTGTTTCATCTCCCAATCAGGGAATGAAATATCTACCCCACACAGTTGCCTTCTGGAGCGTATCCTGTACTATGAgagtcctccttccttccactgtgtCGGGGGTGGGCCACATGGGAGCCTTTCCTCAGGATCCAAAGGGCACCCAGGGAGAAAGCGCAGGCGCCATGTGGTTGGAAGAGGGATGGCAGCCGGGGGCTATCCCTCAAGGTGGTGGCCCACATATACCCCACAACAGACGTGCAAGTTTTCAAAGCCCTCTGATGTCTGTTACCTTATTGCTCTTTACCCGCTCCTGAGCAATGTCAGTCCCCTTGACACAAGGGGAAACCGAGACCCGGGAAAATAAAGCATCTTGCTGCAGGGGGACAGTCAGCCGGTGGCTAAGCTAAAAATAGGACTCCATGCCCCTCCatgccagcccccagcctcccaaaaCCACAGCAGTGGCCCCTGAGCCCGAGGCCGGGCATAGGAATGGGGCAGCTCTCCATGCCTTCTTCCCTTGCAGGTGATGCTGGTGAAGAACTTAGCAGTGTCCCAGGGCCTGGTGAATGGTGCCCGAGGGGTGGTAGTCGGCTTTGAGACTGAGGGGAGAGGTGAGTGATGGGGGTGCAGACCTACTGCTtggggccccagggccccagggccccagggtaAGTGTGAAGAGAAAGAGTCTAGGATGCAAAGGTGAGGCCTGCTTCTCACCTCTGAGCCCTGAAGCAGGGCTGAAAAGTTGGGCTTCTCCATGCCTCCCTCAGGGCTGCCCCAGGTACGGTTCCTATGTGGAGTCACCGAGGTCATCCGTGCGGAACGCTGGACGGTGCAGACCACTGGGGGCCGGCTCCTCAGCCGGcagcagctgcccctccagctggcCTGGGCCATGTCCATCCACAAGAGCCAGGTGAGCAGCCAGTGCGGGGGCTGggtcagggcagggcagagggggaaCGAAATAGGCGAGAGGCATGTTGAGGGGGGCCTTAAAGGCTTTATGGGAGTTGAGCTTGCCCTGGAGGCAAAGTTCCAGACCAGTTGTAGGATAAACCTTTCTTTAATGCATTTCCCATCCCATGCTCTTCCTTTCTGGGATCCATATACTTGCCCTCTGTCATCTCCTGCCCTGCCATTTTCTGAGCCACTACCAGACATGTTAAATTTAATACTTCCAACACCTGTATGAAGTGTAGATGTAGTAATCATTCctgttttacagaggaggaaaccgaggctcagagcggTTAAATAACAtgtccaaggccacacaactAGTGAGAGGCAGAGCCGGATTCCTTTCCATGCCTGTCTGACCCAGGCCTGAGTTCTTTCCTTCCACCCCTACCCCTCTCTCTTATCCTGGATGTATCTCCTGGAGCCCCTCCTACTCAGATACCCATCCAGGGTCAGCCTGTCCCTCTGCCTGAGAATCCCTGGACTGGGCCAGGAGATCCAGGGGCAATAGCTGGGCTGGTGAGGTGGGGTCAGGCTCTGGGGCACAAAGGACTTCAGGCAGAGCTggctccatctctgtctctccatccccAGGGCATGACCCTGGATTGCGTGGAGATCTCCTTGGGCCGCGTGTTTGCCAGTGGCCAGGCCTACGTGGCCCTTTCCCGGGCCCGCAGCCTGCAGGGCCTGCGTGTGCTGGACTTTGACCCCATGGTGGTTCGCTGTGACCCCCGTGTGCTCCGCTTCTATGCCAGCCTGCGGCGGGGCAGTGGCCTCGGCCTGGTAAGAGGGAGTCACCCAGTGGTGGGCCAAGGGACCCTGGGTAGGTGTGGCAGAGCCTTCTCTGGCTCCATTGTGGACAGGGGCAAGAGGAAGGAGATGCTGGCCCCAGGCTGTGGCCCTGGGGGACAGCAGAAGCTCATGACTCGGGTTCTCTGGCTTCAATCTAGGAGACTCCACATGATGATGAAGCAGCCTCGGACCAGGAGAATGTGGATCCAAACCTTTGAGccacagagagaagacagaggatGGTCTCCCCCTCATCCTACTCCTGAGTGAGCTAGGACCCCAGGAGATAGCAGGGGAGGATGGTCAGGGCCCAGTCTCCCTTCATGAGGGCCTCTCAGCCTCCTGGCACGGGTATAGGGATAACCATTTGccagctgtgcctcagtttctccccttGCCCTGGGTGAGCTGCTTCCAGGGTCAGGAATAATCTTTCTTTGCCAGTTGGGAATGGGCCTGTGATGGTATCTGGTGTTAGAGGACAGGGGGCTGGCCATGGGACCACAGTCATGAGGGCCGCCTGCTTTGGGCTGCAGAGGGGAGAGGTGTTCCGGGAGCAGGAATAGGCACGGGGGTCCTGTGGGACTCAGGCCGAGTACAGGCCCCGAATGGGGAAGGGAACCTGAGGTGATTTCACAGCCAGGCCCAGCCTAGCACAGCGAGGACCAACGCCCTCCTGAGCCTGAAGTGAGAACCCGCACAGCAAACGGTGCGCCTGTATCTTAAGCTGCTTTTGGGGGAGAGAAATAGTGAGTGAGGATTGAAATGGATGTTCTCcggttgtatttatttattcatttatttatttaataaatattgttgaaagtattacatatgtccccgcccccccccccccccactgactccctctagcctgcccctgcccctgccccaggccttcaccaccctgttgtctgtgtccatgggtgatgcatacaTGCATACTCAGACTGTATTTATTTAGGACAAATAAACTTGTGAATTATGTAAGGACTGTGAGTCCTTCGGCTCTCTTTAAGAAGGCacacccctgccctggctggtgtcgctcagttggttgagcgtcttcccatgcaccaggaggctgCCGGTTCTTGGATGGAAACAGGAGAAACAGACTCGGGATAACTTAAGCAGGAAAGGAAGGTAATGGCACAGAAGGCTAGCTCGAAGGAGTGATATGAGGAGCCCGGGAACCCAGGCTTAGAAACCGTGGGAACCAGGGAGGCTGGAACCACTGgcaggagtggagctgggagcagCTGGCCGGGAGGACCTCTGGCCACCCCTGGACGCCTTTCACAGCCACCGGGGGAAGGAGTCCTGAACTCTTCCGCTTGCTCACATCACGCAGTCCAGACCTAACGGCAGGTGTGTGGCTGGCTGGGCTTGGTCTCCCGTGCAGGTCCTGCAGCCTCGGGAGGTACCAGGGCTTCTGCTGGGAGAGGAATCTTACATCATCCCCAGAGCTGGGCTGTGGAGGATGCCTGAGGGTCCTCTCCTGGGATTCTCCTCTCGGACCCCATCCTCCACACACACTGCCAAAGCGCCCCTCACCCTCCCAGCCCtttcccctcacccaggccctggtGTCAGCTTTCCCTCGTTTCATATGGACTTGCTCTGCTTAAAGATGGCTTCCTCACGGGACTGCCTGGGCATCAAGTCCCGTCCTCAGCAACCCCTTCTCATTGTGCAGATGCTCTCCTCCTCAGGGCCAGCTGTGATCTGCCCTGAGGGCAATTATCAACTTACAAGTCCGTCTTCCCCTAGAATAAGGCAGGTCCCTTGGTAGCAAGAAACTTGGCTTAGCAGTCCTTGTATCCCCACGGCTCTCAGCATGATGACTTTAGAAAGGAGACACTTCATAAAATGTCTGATAAATGAAAGAACGCACCGCAGTTCCAGGTTCCCTGAGAGGCAGGGATGTTTACTCCAGTTCTGCAGGGGAGGTGGCTCAGTCCTGGGAGTGaggcagtggcagagctggagaaCCCTTGGCCTCCCCTTGGGGGTGAGATGTGGGCTGACAAGGTGGGCTGGTGGAGTGGCCACCGTGATGTATCCTCAGgggagtggccaggggagggCTTAGCCAGGCATGACCTCATCCTTGCTGAGGGGCTGGCATATTTTGCCCACCCCCGTAGGGCCAAGGGTCATGCTCAAACCCTCAATCTCAGAGCAACCTGGCCAAGCACCACACACCACCGACCACTAGGTGGTGCCAAGTGGTCGGTCAGTCCCTTCCCAGAGACCTGGAAGATCCTTTGTCTGTGTGCCTCGATGGAGCACATGGCTACCTCGGAGCTGGGAGCCCAGtaagagcagagaggaggaggttcCTTTGTTGAGGAGCTTGCGCCTGGTATCAGTTGAGTACCTTCTGGTTTGTGGTCATTAGCCCTCTTGTTTTTTCACAGTAACCCCGAGAAGACCGGGGGACATTATCCCCACCTTACCGGGAGAGAAAACTAAGCAATCTCTTGAGAGATTAGGTGACTTGGCCAAGGCTACACTGCAAGCTGGGTCTGGAACCCAAGTCCCAGGATCCTGGGGTTTTTAGCAGAAGGCCTTGAAGTCAGGTACTGGCTTCCCACTTcccatgtgaccttggacatgctGCTTACATCCTCAGCCCTAGTTTCATCATTAGTGAAATGGGGctaacagctgatcaatgaagtGAGGGCAGGAGCTGGATGGGGCTGGGCATGAGGTAAACCCTCCTGGTTAGCCCTCTTTGGCCTCCATTACTTTCCTAAAGTGGCcatcctgcacccctcctccccatccctaccTTTTCCCTGCCTCCTGAGTGGCCTGGAGAATAACAAAAGAGAATTAACCGGAGCCCAGATTAAGTGCTGCTTTCTTTCAGTCTTCCAGAAGACACGCTGTGCCCACCCACTaagaggaaggggagagtgaGGTTTCCCCCTCTCTGTCTCCCAACAAACGTGAGGTCTCAGCCCTGGTCTGTGAGTGCATTTGTCACAACTGctcctcttttttcctttgtccctcttcctcctcctccttcttctcttcttcctcttcttcttcttcttcttcttcttcttcttcttcttcttcttctttgttttgttagtcctcaccggaggatatttttttccattgatttttagagagagtggaacggaaggggagaaacagagagaaacatcgacgtgagagagacacatcaattggttgcctcctatgactgggccggggatcgagcctgcaatcgaggtacgtgtccttgacaggaattgaacccgcgacccttcagtccgagggctgtgactctatccactgagccaaaccggctagagctctGTCCCTCTTCTTACTGAGCATGCATGAGGGCCATCTTTAGATCTAGTTTacagaggaggagacagacaCTCACAGGAGGGCAGCTCAAGGCGGATGGTGAGGCCAGGGTGGACACCCAGGTGTCTGAGGCTTCACCACAGTGTTCAGGGCCTTTGCAAAAAGGAGCAAGCATGGGGTGCCTCCTGGCCCCTAGCTTTGTCCCAGAAATTCCACACTCAAGACTCCATTTCTTTAGGATTCCAAGAGCATCGCCCGCTGAGCCATAAACGGCTGGGAGGGGCcatgagggaaggggagaggcttGGGAGGAGACACTGAATAGGGAAGTGAGTGAATCCCAGGTACCAGACaagccctgcagggagggcagtgaccATGCCTCTCGCCCCCGGCTCCAGCTCCCTCCTTTAGCCTCACAGTCTCCCGGCAGATacttctcccaggctgcccctcacctccctcccccggcTTGTATGGGGTAAGCAGAGCCCCAGCTCA from Eptesicus fuscus isolate TK198812 chromosome 5, DD_ASM_mEF_20220401, whole genome shotgun sequence harbors:
- the PIF1 gene encoding ATP-dependent DNA helicase PIF1, yielding MLSGSLAAAAECEDAELRCRVAVEELSPGGQPRRRKAVRTAELSLGRNERRELMLRLQAPGPAERPRCFPLRAARLFTRFAASGRSTLRLPADGSPRAGAVQLLLSDCAPDRLRRFLRLLRLKLAAAPGPGPSSARTQLLGPRPRDFFTISPVQPEELRRAAASRGRDVTPVERPTESRVGAEPNTEAPRWPLPVKKLNLAPAKPQLSEEQAAVLRVVLKGQSIFFTGSAGTGKSYLLKRILGSLPPTGTVTTASTGVAACHIGGTTLHAFAGIGSGQAPLAQCVALAQRPGVRQGWLNCQRLVIDEISMVEAELFDKLEAVARTVRQQNKPFGGIQLIICGDFLQLPPVTKGFQPPQFCFQAKSWRRCVPVTLELTQVWRQADQTFVSLLQAVRLGRCSNEVTRQLQATATHKVGRDGIVATRLCTHQDDVALTNERRLRDLPGEVHSFEAMDSDPEQARTLDAQCPVSKLLQLKLGAQVMLVKNLAVSQGLVNGARGVVVGFETEGRGLPQVRFLCGVTEVIRAERWTVQTTGGRLLSRQQLPLQLAWAMSIHKSQGMTLDCVEISLGRVFASGQAYVALSRARSLQGLRVLDFDPMVVRCDPRVLRFYASLRRGSGLGLETPHDDEAASDQENVDPNL